One genomic region from Oncorhynchus gorbuscha isolate QuinsamMale2020 ecotype Even-year linkage group LG13, OgorEven_v1.0, whole genome shotgun sequence encodes:
- the LOC123992337 gene encoding uncharacterized protein LOC123992337 has protein sequence MNEALVCVIFNNRVWVAACPALIPIHNHRVSVSYYVSVPSTSRIIVCDNLCNLTYNTNAHHDFNKEGNLELTRSSHAIILFPDWTKVQHVAINTHTPTLQPSNPPTVAAQELSDTVAPQETNCNLILTQVEPPISPTTQETSYTPILNQVEPPIIPTTQETIYTPILNQVEPTILPTTQETSFTRFPNQVKPPITPSAQETSYTQTKEETLKKMT, from the exons ATGAACGAGGCATTAGTATGTGTAATATTCAACAATAGGGTCTGGGTCGCGGCATGTCCAGCCCTCATACCCATTCACAACCACCGTGTGTCAGTATCCTACTATGTGTCCGTGCCGTCAACCAGTAGAATTATTGTTTGTGAC AATCTGTGTAATTTGACCTACAACACAAATGCGCATCATGACTTCAACAAAGAAGGCAACTTGGAACTTACCCGATCCTCCCATGCGATCATTCTATTCCCG gactggaccaaggtgcagcatg TTGCAATCAACACCCATACCCCCACACtacaaccctccaaccctcctacTGTTGCTGCCCAGGAACTGTCTGATACAGTTGCCCCCCAGGAGACCAACTGCAACCTCATCCTCACGCAGGTTGAACCCCCGATATCCCCCACCACCCAGGAGACCAGCTACACCCCCATCCTTAACCAAGTTGAACCCCCAATAATCCCCACCACCCAGGAGACCATCTACACCCCTATCCTCAACCAGGTTGAACCCACAATACTCCCCACCACCCAGGAGACCAGTTTTACCCGGTTTCCCAACCAGGTTAAACCCCCAATAACCCCCTCGGCCCAGGAGACCAGCTACACCCAAACCAAAGAAGAAACCCTAAAGAAAATGACATAG